The Sander vitreus isolate 19-12246 chromosome 5, sanVit1, whole genome shotgun sequence genome includes a region encoding these proteins:
- the gak gene encoding cyclin-G-associated kinase — protein MSLFQSALDFLAGPGSSGAASRDQNDFVGQVVELGDLKLRIKRVIAEGGFAFVYEAQDMSSGKDYALKRLLSHEEEKNKEIIQEVCFMKKLSGHPNMVQFCSAASISKEESDTGQAEFLILTELCKGQLVDFIKRVEQRALLSCDTVLKIFYQTCRGVQHMHKQKPPITHRDLKIENLLISNQGTIKLCDFGSATTVSHYPDYSWSAQKRSMVEDEITRNTTPAYRTPEMIDLYSNFPINDKQDIWALGCILYLLCFKQHPFEEGAKLQIVNGKYSIPQNDVKYTVYHNLIRSMLKVNPEERLSITELVNQLQEIAAARNVNPKSPITELLEQNGGFGNNGAQPPMQIQNVHNNAGIYDPDQSGSGLLDILRGGTERFLTNIKDTSSKVIQSVASYAKGDLDISYITSRIAVMSFPAEGVESAIKNNIEDVRLFLDSRHAGHYAVYNLSKRSYRPSRFHNRVSECNWQVRRAPNLRSLYSVCKNMHLWLKQDQRNICIVHCLDGRAVSAVAVCSFLCFCRLFTTAEAAVYMFSMKRCPPGIAPSHKRYIEYMCDMMAEEPIVPHSKPIIIRSIVMTPMPLFNKQRNGCRPFCEVYVGDERVLSTSQEYDKMRDFKMEDGRAEIPLNVTVQGDVLVVIYHARSTLGGRLQAKMASMKMFQIQFHTGFVPRNATTVKFAKYDLDACDIQEKYPDLFQVNLDIEVESRDRPSTKTPPWEGFQTKGLNPKILFSSRDEQQEILSKFGKPELPRQPGSSAFYDSESPQPTQTPEASNAAELESPVSTDSNANNFFQTLDWEDVSGAQDASDSQGGGSMNDQEDLSDQSDGESYSYSAPGGEPLSRDPSEPLFDADFQSPLPAAQESPIDDTADLLGLNSDPSMSSSSAPHQGVQGGMKAASSNSDLLNDLFAPPAGQTGGVQEDLFFSGGATTDSKSMDDLFDPFGMVSGSGVGPTVGSSRQASGPDPFGVLLGSESSTHINLTPASNTSLFNLNKPVNDAPKMTSSASQPDLLGGWDSWAASTTTNMSATTSKPNYTNTASGGASMSKAKSQTFDPFADLGNLGSNLPVSSSSNLSGPALSAKAPSSSTSSSAKPQAQPWQSGRPTSAQNKPWMSGSGPGSKASSASQPAGTQSTKPNYNLNFSSVIGGREDRGVRGPGFGPKPKVKEDDFEDLLSTQGFASRPDRKGPRTIAEMRRQELTKEIDPLKLQILDWIEGKERNIRALLSTLNTVLWEGETRWRPVGMADLVTPDQVKKYYRKAVLIVHPDKTTGQPYEHYAKMIFIELNDAWSEFENQGSKALF, from the exons GTGGATTTGCCTTTGTGTATGAAGCCCAGGACATGAGCAGTGGTAAAGACTATGCCCTCAAG AGGCTGCTGTCGcatgaagaagaaaagaacaagGAAATCATACAGGAAGTCTGCTTCATG AAAAAGCTGTCCGGTCATCCCAACATGGTTCAGTTCTGCTCTGCCGCCTCCATCAGTAAGGAGGAGTCGGACACCGGGCAGGCCGAGTTCCTGATCCTCACCGAGTTGTGTAAAG GTCAGCTGGTGGACTTTATAAAGCGAGTAGAGCAGAGGGCTCTCCTGTCCTGTGACACTGTGCTGAAAATCTTCTACCAGACGTGCCGCGGCGTGcagcacatgcacaaacagaagCCTccaatcacacacagagacctcAAG ATTGAGAACCTCTTGATTAGTAACCAGGGCACCATCAAGCTGTGTGACTTTGGCAGCGCCACCACAGTGTCCCATTACCCCGACTACAGCTGGTCAGCACAGAAGAGGTCCATGGTGGAGgatgag ATCACAAGGAACACCACTCCAGCGTACCGAACGCCAGAGATGATCGATCTCTATTCCAACTTCCCCATCAATGATAAACAGGACATCTGG GCCTTAGGATGCATCCTCTACCTGTTGTGTTTCAAGCAGCACCCGTTCGAGGAGGGGGCCAAACTGCAAATCGTCAACGGGAAATACTCCATCCCTCAGAACGATGTCAAGTACACTGTGTATCACAACCTCATAC GTTCCATGTTGAAGGTGAACCCAGAGGAGCGTCTGTCTATTACAGAGTTGGTCAACCAGCTCCAGGAGATAGCAGCAGCACGCAACGTCAACCCCAAGTCTCCCATTACAGAG CTGCTGGAGCAGAATGGAGGTTTTGGCAACAATGGAGCCCAGCCGCCCATGCAGATCCAAAACGTCCACAACAATGCAG GCATATACGATCCTGATCAGTCAGGCAGTGGCCTATTGGATATCTTAAGGGGAGGAACAGAGCGCTTCCTGACCAACATAAAGGACACTTCCTCAAAGGTCATCCAatcagtagccag CTATGCCAAAGGGGACCTAGATATTTCATACATCACCTCCAGAATAGCAG tcatgTCCTTCCCAGCAGAGGGGGTGGAGTCAGCGATAAAGAACAACATTGAGGACGTCCGTCTATTTCTAGATTCACGTCATGCTGGCCACTATGCTGTCTACAACCTCTCCAAACGATCATACAGACCCTCTCGATTCCACAACAGG gtttcAGAGTGTAACTGGCAAGTGCGCCGCGCCCCCAACCTCCGCagtctgtacagtgtgtgtaaGAACATGCATCTATGGCTCAAACAAGACCAGAGGAACATCTGTATAGTACACTGTCTG GATGGCAGGGCAGTATCCGCGGTGGCAGTTTGCTCCTTCCTGTGTTTCTGTCGCCTTTTCACCACAGCTGAGGCGGCTGTCTACATGTTCTCAATGAAACGCTGCCCGCCTGGCATTGCACCCTCACACAAGAG GTATATAGAGTATATGTGCGACATGATGGCAGAGGAGCCCATCGTCCCCCACAGCAAGCCCATAATAATTCGCTCCATCGTCATGACACCCATGCCGCTGTTTAACAAGCAGCGTAATGGTTGCAGACCGTTTTGCGAAGTTTATGTTGGAGACGAGAGAGTCCTCAGTACATCACAGGAGTACGACAAGATGAG GGATTTTAAGATGGAGGATGGGAGAGCGGAGATTCCCCTCAATGTGACAGTCCAAGGAGATGTACTGGTGGTGATCTACCATGCAAGATCTACACTGGGAGGACGTCTACAGGCCAAg ATGGCATCCATGAAGATGTTTCAGATCCAGTTCCACACAGGCTTTGTCCCCAGAAATGCGACCACTGTCAAGTTTGCCAA GTATGACTTGGATGCCTGTGACATCCAGGAGAAGTACCCAGACTTGTTCCAGGTCAACTTGGACATCGAGGTGGAATCCAGAGACAGACCCAGCACCAAGACCCCTCCTTGGGAGGGCTTTCAAACCAAGGGCCTCAATCCAAAAATCCTTTTCTCCTCTCGTGATGAACAGCAGGAAATCCTGAGCAAATTTG GTAAGCCTGAGCTGCCTCGTCAACCAGGTTCCTCAGCATTTTATGACTCAGAGTCTCCCCAGCCGACTCAGACCCCAGAAGCCTCTAATGCAGCTGAACTGGAATCTCCTGTCAGCACCGATAGCAACGCCAACAACTTCTTCCAGACACTGGATTGGGAAG ATGTGAGTGGCGCTCAGGATGCCTCAGACAGTCAAGGAGGGGGATCCATGAATGACCAGGAGGACCTGAGTGATCAATCAGATGGAGAGTCATACTCATATTCTGCCCCGGGCGGGGAGCCGCTGTCACGTGACCCCAGCGAACCACTGTTTGATGCAGACTTCCAG AGCCCCCTCCCTGCAGCCCAGGAATCTCCTATCGATGACACAGCAGACCTCTTAGGGTTGAACTCTGACCCTTCCATGTCCTCGTCCTCTGCTCCTCATCAAGGAGTCCAGGGCGGAATGAAAGCTGCATCCAGCAACAGCGACCTCCTCAACGACCTGTTTGCACCCCCTGCTGGTCAGACAGGAGGAGTGCAGGAAGACTTGTTCTTCAGTGGGGGGGCCACAACAGACTCAAAAT CCATGGACGACCTGTTTGATCCGTTTGGGATGGTGTCTGGCTCGGGTGTTGGCCCCACTGTGGGTTCGTCTCGGCAGGCCTCTGGGCCGGACCCTTTTGGAGTCTTGTTAGGCTCTGAAAGTTCAACTCATATTAACCTCACTCCTGCTTCAAACACAAGCCTCTTCAACCTTA ATAAACCAGTGAATGATGCCCCTAAAATGACATCATCAGCCAGCCAACCAGACCTGCTGGGTGGGTGGGACAGTTGGGCAGCTAGCACTACCACTAACATGAGCGCCACCACCAGCAAACCCAACTATACCAACACAG CTTCTGGTGGTGCATCTATGTCGAAGGCCAAGTCTCAGACCTTTGATCCTTTTGCCGACCTAGGAAACCTGGGCTCCAATTTACCAG TTTCCTCCAGCAGTAATCTTTCCGGGCCTGCTTTGAGTGCAAAGgctccttcctcctccacttcctcaTCTGCTAAGCCTCAAGCCCAGCCCTGGCAGTCTGGAAGACCCACCTCAGCCCAGAATAAACCTTGGATGTCTGGATCAGGACCTGGTTCCAAAGCATCCTCAGCCTCTCAGCCTGCAGGCACACAGTCCACCAAACCCAACTACAACCTCAACTTCTCTAGTGTCATTGGtgggagagaggacagaggcGTTCGTGGACCTGGATTTG GCCCGAAGCCGAAGGTAAAGGAGGATGATTTTGAGGACCTGCTGTCAACTCAGGGTTTTGCCTCTAGGCCTGATAGAAAGGGACCAAGGACCATCGCTGAAATGAGGAGACAGGAGCTCACAAAAGAAATTGATCCACTTAAATTACAG ATCTTGGACTGGATCGAGGGGAAGGAGCGAAACATCCGAGCGCTGCTGTCGACTCTAAACACTGTGCTGTGGGAGGGTGAAACCCGCTGGAGGCCTGTGGGCATGGCTGACTTGGTGACGCCTGACCAGGTGAAGAAGTACTACAGGAAGGCTGTCCTGATTGTCCATCCAGATAAG ACAACAGGCCAGCCTTATGAACATTACGCTAAGATGATCTTCATTGAATTGAACGACGCCTGGTCAGAGTTCGAGAACCAGGGATCCAAAGCACTCTTCTAA